The Phaeodactylum tricornutum CCAP 1055/1 chromosome 8, whole genome shotgun sequence genome has a window encoding:
- a CDS encoding predicted protein, with translation MKEIYARLETVRPGRTLFVRQVSMGQENSATRLQLVCVHGLCGTERHFLPFLHALDHAVASNDIWLQSISYDWMGCGKSPLIPSFDAYHNRETEADLLAVLQRLDSSVPTVLLAHSYGPSIVAQVLPQITSQLRLVGIVWVSTALKSDTITFLADGGPPLMKLPTFVLRCMQPSLTNSFVQAAVLDSHTDVQTVVRNDSNANDMWVAKCYHRHTCWAHVDLVQNLPIDHLVLHGAEDGLLPITAGQDLANRLGTELIAIDQASHMLMLEQPTKMATAVAAFLSQRFAAPTAGSVPTSAA, from the coding sequence ATGAAGGAAATCTACGCTCGACTGGAAACGGTACGTCCGGGACGCACATTATTTGTACGTCAAGTCTCCATGGGACAAGAAAATAGCGCCACGCGCCTGCAGCTTGTGTGTGTGCACGGTCTCTGTGGAACCGAGCGACATTTTCTACCCTTCTTGCACGCTCTGGATCACGCGGTAGCGTCCAACGATATATGGCTCCAAAGCATATCGTACGATTGGATGGGATGTGGGAAGTCACCGTTGATACCATCCTTTGACGCCTACCATAATCGAGAAACCGAGGCGGATTTGTTGGCCGTTCTACAGCGACTCGATTCATCGGTACCCACCGTCTTACTCGCGCATTCGTACGGTCCCAGTATCGTTGCGCAAGTTTTGCCGCAAATCACTTCCCAGTTGCGCTTGGTGGGTATTGTTTGGGTATCGACGGCCTTGAAGAGCGATACCATAACCTTCTTAGCCGATGGTGGTCCCCCGCTGATGAAATTGCCCACCTTTGTCTTGCGCTGTATGCAGCCTTCGTTAACGAACAGCTTTGTCCAAGCGGCCGTGCTCGACTCCCATACCGACGTACAAACCGTAGTCCGGAACGACAGCAACGCCAACGACATGTGGGTCGCCAAGTGCTACCATCGGCATACTTGCTGGGCGCACGTCGACTTGGTACAGAACCTACCAATCGATCATTTGGTTCTGCACGGAGCCGAGGATGGATTGTTGCCAATTACGGCCGGGCAGGATTTGGCGAATCGACTCGGTACCGAGTTGATTGCGATTGACCAGGCGAGCCACATGCTAATGCTGGAACAGCCAACGAAAATGGCTACTGCCGTCGCGGCCTTTCTATCGCAACGTTTTGCCGCACCAACTGCAGGAAGCGTTCCCACCTCTGCAGCCTAA
- a CDS encoding predicted protein produces the protein MVAIRNPYAKPKASLKRPRSSWDRERSDCKCQNPSENQNDSNGDRCRVPPQPTTASGTSPLNRRLTTIMSAEKPKQTAQSTISSFDDGGIDWEAAVAMMEQATPESHMNTKSHSTLHSGHESAVTEIPIPAASIPRHSPSKSLMSTKRGPPDAVYEHPSTRLTSDPTRLKPPPRPTNTASVPSLSSRSSVALPTLASLRPASWAGNCSSDPSLFAVSVSSSPAKSKSNLTTSSPSTHPRSRTAVSPSMRPSSWQRTAPPASPDSDVPSDPRQVNLPKKLQFDVATVQPVQDEHRQTLVQNATLSQPLLNGWTLFSHQKKAILQGLLMRRMILALDMGLGKTLIGCVWAKAFSKTLQTKTIVICPVSLRDEWKRTAIEATGLSVQDDKDVQDNVNNASLCIASWGKIPRLDKHDLDQRPFVVVADEAHSMQSMAASRTKDVLVLCAHPACRGVLLLTGTPMKNGKPSNLFPLLQAVSHPLGRHQLSYEQHFCAGHSESYGRSRPVWKASGASNLSQLRTLVSSHLLHLTKQDCLKALPPQTREFPVVPISSRQQLAHTQALHDLAKIYRKTGESKSSEAILGAVQRVRLVASTAKIDATVEYAKRILEAEPAIVIFTSFVKVAQNVHQKLTDAGWQGSCLTGETVAKSRQALVDNFQNGLTAFFVCTFGAGGVGLTLTAACTVILLDRPWTPGDAHQAEDRVRRIGQTKPVKSLWMTAFDLDKQIDSIIEQKSKTAATVLSTTMTGSSSDATSEGPKLSIFQLIKAILPPNESN, from the coding sequence ATGGTGGCTATTCGCAACCCATACGCCAAGCCGAAAGCTTCCTTGAAACGGCCAAGGTCGAGTTGGGACCGCGAACGGAGTGACTGCAAGTGCCAGAACCCATCGGAAAATCAAAACGACAGCAATGGTGATCGCTGCCGTGTTCCGCCACAACCCACAACGGCATCCGGCACATCACCATTGAATCGAAGACTTACCACAATTATGTCTGCGGAGAAGCCAAAGCAAACGGCCCAATCGACTATCAGTTCTTTTGATGATGGGGGCATCGATTGGGAAGCTGCCGTTGCCATGATGGAACAAGCGACGCCGGAATCGCACATGAACACCAAATCTCATTCCACTCTGCATTCCGGTCACGAAAGCGCCGTTACAGAGATTCCCATACCGGCAGCGTCTATTCCTCGGCACTCACCCAGCAAAAGTCTTATGTCTACAAAACGAGGTCCTCCGGATGCTGTCTACGAGCATCCGTCCACTCGACTAACATCTGATCCGACTCGGCTCAAGCCCCCTCCGCGACCTACGAATACAGCGTCGGTTCCTTCCCTTTCGTCTCGATCCTCTGTCGCTCTCCCGACATTAGCGTCCTTACGACCAGCTTCGTGGGCTGGCAACTGCAGCTCCGATCCCTCTTTGTTTGCTGTttcggtttcttcttcgCCTGCCAAGTCCAAATCAAATCTGACAACGTCGTCGCCCTCAACCCACCCTCGGTCTCGAACGGCGGTATCACCTTCCATGCGCCCTTCTTCTTGGCAACGCACAGCGCCTCCGGCATCTCCAGACTCGGATGTTCCCAGTGATCCGCGACAGGTCAATCTTCCCAAAAAGCTGCAGTTTGATGTCGCGACCGTCCAGCCTGTGCAAGACGAACACCGACAAACGCTAGTGCAAAATGCTACCCTCTCCCAACCGCTACTCAATGGGTGGACGCTTTTTTCGCACCAAAAAAAGGCTATTCTCCAAGGATTGCTCATGCGGCGCATGATTCTCGCGCTCGACATGGGACTAGGCAAAACCCTCATTGGTTGTGTTTGGGCCAaggccttttccaagacgcTACAAACCAAAACAATCGTTATTTGTCCCGTCTCGCTTAGAGACGAATGGAAACGGACCGCAATCGAAGCCACAGGATTGTCCGTACAAGATGATAAGGACGTGCAGGACAACGTCAATAACGCGAGTCTTTGCATTGCCTCGTGGGGGAAAATACCTCGCCTCGACAAACACGACTTGGATCAGCGAccctttgtcgtcgtcgccgacgaagCGCATAGCATGCAAAGTATGGCCGCCTCTCGAACCAAGGATGTGCTTGTCTTGTGCGCACATCCCGCTTGCCGAGGCGTTCTCCTGTTAACGGGCACGCCCATGAAAAATGGCAAACCGTCCAATCTTTTCCCTTTGTTACAGGCCGTGTCACATCCGTTAGGGCGTCACCAACTTTCGTACGAACAGCATTTTTGCGCCGGCCATTCGGAATCGTATGGACGGAGTCGTCCAGTCTGGAAGGCATCTGGAGCTTCCAATCTATCACAGCTGCGCACATTGGTCTCATCGCATCTGTTGCATTTAACCAAGCAGGATTGTCTAAAAGCGCTACCGCCGCAAACACGTGAATTTCCGGTTGTTCCTATTAGCAGCCGTCAGCAGCTTGCGCACACACAGGCCTTGCACGATTTGGCCAAAATATATCGAAAGACGGGAGAATCCAAAAGTAGCGAAGCTATTTTGGGCGCCGTACAACGGGTACGTCTCGTTGCTTCCACAGCAAAGATTGACGCGACGGTCGAATACGCCAAGCGCATACTAGAGGCAGAGCCTGCCATTGTGATTTTTACAAGTTTTGTCAAGGTTGCACAAAATGTACACCAGAAATTGACTGATGCGGGTTGGCAAGGGTCTTGCTTGACTGGGGAAACGGTCGCAAAATCACGGCAAGCACTCGTTGACAACTTTCAAAATGGATTGACTGCGTTTTTTGTGTGCACGTTCGGCGCGGGCGGTGTCGGGCTCACTTTGACGGCAGCGTGTACAGTGATTCTGTTGGACCGGCCATGGACACCTGGCGACGCACATCAAGCTGAAGACCGCGTCCGACGTATCGGACAAACCAAACCAGTCAAAAGTTTATGGATGACCGCCTTTGATTTAGACAAGCAAATTGACTCCATAATTGAGCAGAAGAGTAAAACGGCGGCAACGGTGCTCTCGACAACAATGACCGGGAGCTCCAGCGATGCTACGAGTGAAGGCCCCAAATTGTCCATTTTTCAGCTTATCAAAGCTATTCTGCCGCCAAACGAATCAAATTGA
- a CDS encoding predicted protein, with the protein MRQLHYLSICCCVVASAIAFTSPVHSNGRSRCLRESLRYRRHRKQLNYVSPRVREETTPFLDLSSTLPDLTTTSSTAPESDIVSPEVSAPEMVLKEATSTKTAFPASWFQVSRILQLVVLLRTLGKHLSPPSKREHILSTPLRNKNPLSNLLQLRQIYFRRLSNWAFEVCDPSRSGQLTPTELYAGILLIHLHLARYAGVAACHPPDRTQVDEFFRLADPKQSGTIGKQEFTNIVLLTFAHIGSRMLAYYVILLAAMPLFSSTLWRQWYTAFPYRATPSWCGHLIIGTAEHVASLLLFVLVVPIIFEHVDRIARHLVRRRRPQRRPYW; encoded by the exons ATGAGACAACTGCACTATCTTTCGATCTGCTGCTGCGTCGTAGCTTCAGCAATAGCCTTTACTTCTCCAGTGCATTCTAATGGGCGGTCGAGATGTCTTCGCGAATCGCTGCGGTATCGACGCCATAGGAAGCAGCTCAATTACGTTTCTCCTCGAGTGCGAGAAGAAACAACGCCGTTTTTAGATTTGAGCTCTACCCTTCCAGATTTGACAACCACATCATCAACTGCACCGGAATCGGATATCGTTTCGCCAGAAGTGTCCGCTCCAGAAATGGTTCTAAAAGAAGCTACGTCTACTAAGACAGCTTTTCCGGCTTCTTGGTTTCAAGTGTCTCGAATCCTTCAATTAGTAGTGCTTCTCCGCACACTGGGAAAGCATTTGTCGCCTCCATCGAAGCGAGAACATATTCTGTCAACTCCACTCCGCAACAAAAATCCGCTGTCCAATCTTTTGCAGCTTCGACAAATTTATTTCCGACGTCTCTCCAATTGGGCTTTTGAAGTCTGTGATCCTTCCCGTTCGGGACAGTTGACACCAACCGAACTATACGCTGGTATCCTGTTGATTCATCTTCACTTGGCCCGGTACGCTGGAGTCGCCGCCTGCCATCCACCGGATCGAACACAAGTTGATGAATTCTTCCGGTTGGCCGATCCCAAACAATCCGGAACAATTGGCAAACAAGAATTCACTAAT ATTGTGCTTTTGACCTTCGCCCATATTGGCAGTCGAATGCTGGCATATTACGTAATATTACTCGCCGCGATGCCTCTCTTCTCGTCCACACTATGGCGCCAGTGGTACACAGCATTTCCCTACCGAGCGACACCGAGCTGGTGCGGACATCTCATCATTGGAACAGCCGAACACGTCGCATCCTTGTTGCTCTTTGTTCTGGTAGTCCCCATTATATTTGAACACGTCGACCGCATCGCCCGCCACCTTGTTCGAAGGCGCCGTCCACAGCGTCGCCCTTACTGGTAG
- a CDS encoding predicted protein yields the protein MGMQQESSHPFEYLSAFAPGLDAAINCHLGLVNVDKLAPEYDTMPSWHRAVDPGVGAITPYQNCSTIAKEFIPAGGELFKHYGDQWFTGRQDIFGLMPLLEDYPRAEQFAIDFNSIAGNTSMDFRRDLYKIVTDFPFESRVTNALPNDVLQVPTIVEEGIRAVYQPLATRKVEDLEANGRCLDYLAPRPSTLPQAGRGAFATQFLAEGTIVAGSPFLVMANGDYFDMFEANWYDKTYPPDISRKTRSQLGLNYCWTHADASLFLCPYGANVNYINHNPEPNIRVQWARAQSMRHNEQWLHQSPTEMLVSSSPGLFLDFIALRDIEEGEEVFIDYGPKWELAWQAHVEYWTTSNYSHSYQSARVYSKANANKPFRSQSEQEVDPYPSYYEFRCLDVAWYYPKQHQNVWMLWNRTRTFGFNCRILEHRTSPEGTFYYKVELQAPQHKDVWGEQWDPSKARAETWYTRDSWFPQHQVVLVDLAYSTDIFLSDAFRHPIAIPDSIFPDAWRGFVA from the coding sequence ATGGGAATGCAACAAGAAAGCTCCCATCCTTTCGAATACTTGTCCGCGTTTGCGCCAGGTTTGGACGCCGCTATTAACTGTCACCTCGGGCTCGTCAACGTCGACAAGCTCGCTCCCGAGTACGATACGATGCCTTCCTGGCATCGGGCCGTAGATCCCGGCGTCGGAGCGATTACTCCATACCAAAACTGTTCCACGATTGCCAAGGAATTTATTCCGGCAGGTGGGGAGTTGTTTAAGCACTATGGGGATCAATGGTTTACAGGCCGCCAAGACATTTTTGGCTTGATGCCATTGCTGGAGGATTATCCCAGAGCTGAACAGTTTGCCATTGATTTTAATTCGATTGCGGGAAATACCTCGATGGACTTTCGACGCGATTTATATAAAATTGTCACTGACTTTCCGTTCGAGAGTCGCGTCACAAACGCTTTGCCCAATGATGTGTTGCAGGTGCCAACAATtgtggaagaaggaatcCGCGCCGTATATCAGCCCCTAGCGACCCGAAAagtggaagatttggaagcaAATGGCCGCTGTTTGGATTATCTTGCCCCCCGTCCGTCAACTCTTCCGCAAGCAGGTCGTGGAGCATTTGCGACGCAGTTCCTTGCGGAAGGAACAATCGTTGCCGGAAGTCCCTTCCTAGTGATGGCAAATGGCGACTATTTTGACATGTTTGAAGCTAATTGGTATGACAAGACCTATCCTCCGGACATTTCCCGAAAAACTCGATCGCAATTGGGATTAAACTACTGTTGGACGCACGCGGACGCTAGTTTGTTTTTGTGCCCTTACGGCGCAAATGTAAACTACATCAATCACAATCCTGAACCCAACATTCGCGTACAATGGGCTCGCGCTCAAAGCATGAGACACAACGAGCAATGGCTTCACCAAAGTCCCACTGAGATGCTGGTGTCGTCCAGTCCGGGGCTGTTTCTCGATTTCATAGCATTGCGGGACATTGAAGAAGGGGAAGAAGTCTTTATTGACTACGGGCCAAAATGGGAATTGGCATGGCAGGCACACGTCGAGTACTGGACGACAAGCAACTACAGTCACAGCTATCAGTCGGCGCGGGTGTACAGTAAAGCTAATGCGAATAAACCCTTTCGGTCACAAAGTGAGCAAGAGGTGGATCCATATCCTTCTTACTACGAATTCCGCTGCTTAGATGTGGCTTGGTACTATCCAAAGCAGCATCAAAATGTCTGGATGCTATGGAACCGAACGCGAACTTTTGGTTTCAATTGTCGTATTTTGGAACACAGGACGTCACCTGAAGGGACTTTCTACTACAAGGTCGAGCTGCAAGCGCCGCAGCACAAGGATGTTTGGGGAGAACAATGGGACCCGTCCAAAGCAAGAGCGGAAACGTGGTACACACGAGACTCGTGGTTCCCACAACATCAAGTGGTTCTAGTCGACTTGGCCTACTCAACCGACATCTTCTTGTCAGACGCTTTTCGACACCCCATAGCGATACCAGATAGTATTTTCCCAGACGCTTGGCGAGGTTTTGTTGCGTAA
- a CDS encoding predicted protein has product MQVYAWNRLLAIATLLALLSVRADAFAPLPPSTATSSGYSSSLQAYVSYSKVKRIGYELEVNKPLGIIFGENDAPFNGLAVVEVDPDQNGAEAGIRVGDQLLAVNKKSTVGEGFDTAMGMLRDGSDPLELQLYRGTVRQLFTILKNVVGDDEDLMEEDDEEEDDDEDNEVVVMDENYESPVKVPVDTEDEKPISAGDVLNVFKKLTEKKESTESTDGEKKKKGGLFGSMFSQDTIQLEGEDAGSTK; this is encoded by the coding sequence ATGCAAGTTTACGCCTGGAATCGACTACTGGCAATCGCCACCTTACTCGCGTTGCTTTCAGTGAGAGCCGATGCCTTTGCGCCACTTCCACCCAGCACCGCGACGTCATCGGGTtactcgtcgtcgttacaGGCCTACGTTTCTTATAGCAAAGTGAAACGCATTGGCTACGAGCTTGAGGTGAATAAACCGCTTGGTATCATTTTTGGTGAAAACGATGCGCCCTTCAATGGATTGGCTGTTGTGGAAGTGGACCCTGATCAAAACGGCGCCGAGGCTGGAATTCGCGTTGGCGACCAATTGTTGGctgtcaacaaaaaaagCACTGTGGGCGAAGGTTTTGATACCGCCATGGGCATGCTGCGGGATGGTTCCGATCCACTGGAACTACAACTCTATCGCGGCACCGTTCGACAACTTTTCACAATTCTGAAAAATGTTGTTGGCGATGACGAAGACCTgatggaagaggacgacgaagaagaagatgatgatgaggacaatgaagtcgtcgtcatggacgaaaaCTACGAATCTCCTGTCAAAGTTCCTGTTGAcacggaagacgaaaagCCCATTAGTGCGGGTGATGTGTTGAAtgtcttcaaaaagctgACAGAGAAAAAGGAGTCAACGGAGAGTACCGACGGtgagaagaagaaaaagggtGGACTATTTGGTAGCATGTTCTCGCAAGACACCATTCAACTGGAAGGAGAAGATGCAGGAAGTACCAAATAA
- a CDS encoding predicted protein, protein MVFAFVAFGVLRLASRRKRLVVFLVGETLTLNAASSGFYHATEDGPSPVAETDSHGQTRTILLQPDWENFVDPSTIVKQTIPNCDCVATSQIQLVISVGATRISSSSDSWHLQTMDHPGRLKTTGGDEFYVRFEWHRDDVTTKVVDSDRRGSRRRPNRRRKNVETTAVARVTDCTYGLAFVTTPLNTYLRVVMDFPMLPSIRGR, encoded by the coding sequence ATGGTGTTTGCATTTGTAGCCTTTGGAGTCCTACGGCTTGCATCTCGAAGGAAGCGTCTCGTTGTATTTCTCGTTGGTGAGACACTGACGTTGAACGCAGCATCCTCAGGGTTCTACCATGCAACGGAAGACGGTCCCTCTCCTGTGGCTGAGACCGATTCGCATGGGCAAACAAGAACCATTCTTCTACAGCCTGATTGGGAAAACTTTGTTGATCCTTCTACTATCGTGAAGCAAACTATACCAAACTGTGACTGCGTTGCTACCTCGCAGATTCAGTTGGTGATCTCAGTCGGGGCAACACGTATCTCGTCATCTTCTGATTCATGGCATTTGCAAACGATGGACCACCCCGGGCGCCTAAAGACCACGGGTGGGGATGAATTCTACGTAAGATTTGAATGGCATAGAGATGATGTAACGACTAAGGTCGTGGACTCGGATCGCCGCGGGAGTCGTCGTAGACCGAACCGTCGTCGGAAAAACGTCGAAACCACAGCGGTCGCTCGCGTCACGGATTGCACGTATGGACTCGCTTTTGTCACGACACCATTAAACACCTACCTACGAGTGGTCATGGATTTTCCCATGCTTCCCAGCATAAGGGGACGCTGA
- a CDS encoding predicted protein, producing the protein MEEHMERVLDIMNARALGHATNEQVEQVVAAVLQNSDANGTLTTPVQPLPLPFGTDQIQQQEKEVDKSFHGTAVEKVAVQPVSIAAPAREEENANERTHHPPTSTGALLAIGREKVSIELDEEEYDNLPAEEPECLEPPKPKKRGRGRPRKQPSTPETGLAAIDWVRYQEIPLGKQGAKMMTTFGDAKHPDPETVAATLLGARRMLQTAMQDARALRRTNKALYTSAQNSLRAYRPTKPTQQEHISSELLFRASEGYDQLSYDPKCGFDIEELRLLFPEEMSAYQRWNNMHDATATDAKNDVDEFASRTAELSHNDDNDEEEEVPNPQLAGGHLQERAAQFDLRTTQMPASWYLRFAEVRQGSFLPRRSGRDATWENARKQRKSKGAPRSGTWAHLSSVSVRFLHWLGFDPQSALPPPNEDATQALGFLGYDFFGRIVEKAIYLRNLARNEGHGVNILLELPDGEHLVPHDIDKAMEDSDIKPTPLYSSKEEKIGPQLYFGPGFESRLELEIEQLMAGGKRERKLTPEELLIRQEEDKLFEKLSAPPCNKGIASLIDDREEFESVPAKKRRI; encoded by the coding sequence ATGGAAGAACACATGGAGCGTGTGTTGGATATAATGAACGCCCGTGCCTTGGGTCACGCAACGAACGAGCAAGTTGAACAAGTCGTCGCTGCCGTCTTGCAAAATAGTGATGCAAATGGAACCCTTACAACCCCCGTACAGCCATTACCGTTGCCGTTTGGAACCGATCAAATACAACAGCAGGAAAAGGAAGTGGACAAATCATTCCACGGTACTGCAGTGGAAAAAGTAGCAGTCCAACCGGTTTCGATTGCAGCACCTGCTCGAGAAGAGGAGAACGCCAACGAACGCACACATCACCCACCAACATCAACGGGAGCACTTTTGGCCATTGGAAGAGAAAAGGTCTCGATTGaactcgacgaagaagaatatgACAATCTACCGGCAGAGGAACCGGAATGCCTCGAGCCACCAAAACCGAAAAAGCGTGGACGGGGACGTCCACGAAAGCAACCATCGACACCAGAAACCGGACTGGCAGCCATCGACTGGGTTCGGTACCAAGAAATTCCCCTCGGGAAACAGGGAGCGAAAATGATGACTACCTTCGGAGACGCTAAGCATCCCGACCCCGAGACTGTTGCTGCCACCTTGCTAGGGGCACGCCGAATGCTGCAAACTGCCATGCAGGACGCTCGAGCCTTGCGACGTACCAACAAAGCATTGTACACATCCGCTCAAAACAGTCTGCGAGCCTACCGTCCAACAAAACCTACTCAACAGGAACACATTTCCAGTGAATTGCTTTTTCGGGCCAGCGAAGGCTACGACCAACTATCGTACGATCCCAAATGCGGTTTTGACATTGAAGAATTGCGTCTGCTATTTCCGGAAGAAATGTCCGCCTACCAACGATGGAACAATATGCACGATGCTACCGCCACGGACGCTAAGAACGACGTCGACGAGTTTGCGTCTCGTACAGCAGAATTAAGccacaacgacgacaatgacgaggaagaagaggtTCCCAATCCACAATTAGCCGGAGGACATTTGCAAGAACGAGCGGCACAATTCGATTTGCGAACGACACAAATGCCAGCTTCCTGGTACCTAAGATTTGCCGAAGTTCGTCAGGGCAGCTTCCTGCCGCGCCGGAGCGGCAGGGATGCGACCTGGGAGAATGCGCGTAAGCAACGCAAGAGTAAAGGCGCCCCCAGGAGTGGTACCTGGGCGCACCTGAGCTCCGTCAGTGTTCGTTTCTTGCATTGGCTGGGCTTTGACCCGCAGTCAGCCCTCCCGCCACCGAATGAAGATGCCACACAGGCATTGGGATTTTTGGGTTACGATTTTTTTGGACGCATCGTGGAGAAGGCTATTTATTTACGCAATCTAGCTAGAAATGAGGGCCACGGCGTCAATATTTTGCTGGAATTGCCGGATGGTGAGCACTTGGTGCCGCATGACATTGACAAGGCCATGGAGGATTCGGATATTAAACCGACACCCCTATACAGTAGCAAAGAGGAAAAAATCGGACCGCAGCTCTATTTTGGACCAGGTTTCGAAAGTCGTTTGGAGTTGGAAATAGAACAATTGATGGCGGGAGGAAAGCGCGAAAGAAAATTGACTCCAGAGGAACTGCTGATTCGTCAAGAGGAAGATAAATTGTTCGAAAAATTGTCGGCCCCACCCTGTAACAAAGGAATTGCTAGTCTTATAGACGACAGAGAAGAATTTGAGTCCGTTCCTGCGAAGAAGAGACGCATTTAA